One genomic window of Ctenopharyngodon idella isolate HZGC_01 chromosome 18, HZGC01, whole genome shotgun sequence includes the following:
- the sema4ba gene encoding sema domain, immunoglobulin domain (Ig), transmembrane domain (TM) and short cytoplasmic domain, (semaphorin) 4Ba, with protein MWTLNMTRVSFLFLLVGWGQAAEDDVTPRLSFSYNANERSAKRFSPDGVFNYTSLLLSKEDNMLYVGARETLFALNISDISRTQLQRNLTWSTPQRKRDECSFKGKDLKTDCFNYIKILLRVNSTHLYVCGTYAFSPICAYINTSDFSLVRSEMGEIVTEDGRSRCPFNPEYKSTAIMADGELYAGTVSNFQGNEPIIYKSLGQGTALKTENSLNWLQDPAFVGSAYIQESLPKGNTVGDDDKIYFFFSEAGKEFDFFDNTIVSRIARVCKGDKGGERVLQKKWTTFLKAQLLCSLPDDGFPFNIIQDMFVLTPSKEAWKSTVFYGVFTSQWYKGASGSSAVCAFTMDQVEEAFNGRYREVNRETQQWYTYNHQVPEPRPGACITNAARAQGISSSLHMPDKVLNFVKDHFLMDSMIRSQPLLLKRNVRYTQLAVHRVQALHNTYDVLFIGTDDGRIHKAINVKHKMYIIEELVIFPEPLSVQHIELDDEKGLLFVSSYSGLVEIPLANCSNYQSCGECVLSRDPYCAWTGKQCSNIKHAPTKSQWQQDVDDANTAMCKTTMPSPRSARPTPPRVPSCHVVQIPVNTFTVLPCKLRSNLAKRRWEHNHTDEQFVYTRPDGGLVVVAQVDREEIYKCWSEEGGYQQLLAEYCVKAEQESTTLTGRSRTQLVPQGEAIILPGETWSPQKTKTYWNELIVVCALLVFSLVVLSLFVAYRNRDRMKSMLKEGECPNMQQKKPRIPGKHTESLPLNGNNIPPSVSDHKGYQTLNDNYICSTPTHECSSPENSKSFSESEKRPLNLKESHVEISPTCPRPRVRLGSEIKDSIV; from the exons ATGTGGACACTAAACATGACACGTGTCTCTTTCCTGTTCCTCCTGGTTGGATGGGGTCAAGCAGCAGAAGACGACGTCACCCCTCGCCTCAGTTTCTCTTACA ATGCAAACGAGAGGTCGGCCAAGAGATTTTCACCCGATGGAGTCTTCAATTACACCTCTCTGCTCCTCAGTAAAGAGGATAACATGCTGTACGTTGGCGCTCGAGAGACTCTCTTCGCACTCAATATCAGCGATATCAGCAGAACGCAGCTGCAGCGTAAT TTAACATGGAGCACAcctcagagaaagagagacgaGTGCAGTTTCAAAGGGAAAGACTTAAAG ACCGATTGCTTCAATTACATCAAGATTTTACTGCGTGTGAACAGCACTCACCTGTACGTGTGTGGAACGTATGCTTTCAGCCCTATCTGCGCATACATC AACACGTCTGATTTTTCCCTGGTGCGCAGTGAAATGGGAGAAATAGTCACCGAAGATGGTCGAAGCCGGTGCCCTTTCAACCCTGAATACAAGTCCACGGCCATCATGGCTG atggagaacTGTATGCTGGCACGGTCAGTAACTTCCAAGGGAACGAACCCATCATTTACAAAAGCCTTGGCCAGGGCACAGCCTTAAAGACTGAAAACTCACTGAACTGGCTTCAAG ACCCTGCTTTTGTGGGCTCAGCCTACATTCAGGAGAGTTTGCCCAAAGGCAACACAGTCGGCGATGATGATAAGATTTACTTCTTCTTCAGTGAAGCGGGAAAGGAGTTCGATTTCTTTGACAACACCATTGTGTCACGCATCGCTCGCGTGTGTAAG GGTGATAAAGGTGGAGAGAGGGTTCTTCAAAAGAAATGGACGACCTTTCTGAAAGCCCAGCTCCTGTGTTCATTACCGGATGATGGGTTCCCCTTCAACATCATTCAGGACATGTTTGTATTGACCCCCAGCAAAGAGGCCTGGAAGAGTACTGTGTTTTATGGAGTCTTCACCTCACAGTG gTACAAAGGTGCTTCAGGCAGCTCAGCTGTATGCGCGTTTACCATGGACCAGGTTGAAGAGGCGTTTAATGGACGTTACCGGGAAGTTAATCGAGAGACGCAGCAGTGGTACACCTACAACCACCAAGTACCAGAACCCAGACCTGGAGCA TGCATCACCAACGCGGCCCGTGCCCAAGGGATCTCCTCCTCTCTGCACATGCCTGATAAAGTGCTGAACTTTGTGAAGGACCACTTCCTCATGGATAGCATGATTCGCAGTCAGCCTCTGCTCCTCAAACGAAATGTGCGCTACACCCAGCTCGCTGTGCATCGAGTACAGGCTCTTCACAATACCTACGATGTGCTCTTCATCGGCACAG ATGACGGCAGGATTCACAAAGCCATCAACGTTAAGCACAAGATGTATATCATTGAAGAGCTGGTGATTTTCCCCGAGCCTCTTTCTGTACAACACATCGAACTGGATGATGAGAAG GGACTGTTGTTTGTGTCCAGCTATTCTGGGCTGGTTGAAATCCCTCTTGCCAACTGCTCCAACTACCAGAGCTGTGGAGAGTGTGTGCTTTCTAGAGATCCTTACTGTGCCTGGACAGGGAAGCAGTGTTCGAATATTAAACATGCTCCAACTAAGAG CCAATGGCAACAAGATGTAGATGATGCCAACACTGCCATGTGCAAAACGACAATGCCAAGCCCCCGTTCTGCAAGACCGACTCCACCAC GTGTTCCATCATGTCATGTGGTACAAATACCAGTCAACACATTTACGGTTCTACCCTGCAAGCTGCGATCCAACTTGGCTAAGAGGCGATGGGAGCACAATCATACCGACGAGCAATTCGTCTACACTCGTCCTGACGGCGGGCTGGTGGTTGTAGCCCAAGTGGATAGGGAGGAGATCTATAAATGTTGGTCCGAAGAAGGCGGCTACCAACAACTTCTGGCCGAATATTGCGTTAAAGCAGAGCAAGAAAGCACCACCCTGACTGGACGTTCCCGAACGCAGCTCGTGCCCCAAGGGGAGGCAATTATCCTGCCCGGGGAAACGTGGTCACCGCAGAAAACCAAAACGTACTGGAATGAATTGATTGTTGTGTGTGCCTTACTCGTGTTCTCCCTGGTGGTCCTGTCGCTGTTCGTGGCGTACAGGAACCGAGATAGGATGAAGTCCATGCTGAAGGAAGGCGAGTGCCCCAACATGCAACAGAAGAAGCCGCGAATTCCAGGGAAGCACACGGAAAGCCTTCCACTAAATGGCAACAATATCCCGCCCTCTGTGTCTGACCACAAGGGCTACCAGACGCTCAATGATAACTACATCTGCAGCACTCCAACTCACGAATGCTCCTCACCTGAGAACAGCAAGAGCTTCTCAGAATCCGAAAAGAGACCATTGAACTTAAAGGAGAGCCACGTGGAAATCTCCCCGACTTGCCCGCGGCCTCGAGTACGACTGGGCTCGGAAATCAAAGACTCGATCGTTTAA